One Paenarthrobacter aurescens TC1 DNA window includes the following coding sequences:
- a CDS encoding intracellular protease, PfpI family (identified by match to protein family HMM PF01965; match to protein family HMM TIGR01382), translated as MSEHNIAGKKVAFLLTDGVEQVELTSPWQAVKDAGGEPTLVAPSKGKLQGFNGVDKGDTFDVDLAVADADASNFDALVLPGGVVNADHLRVDKDAQNFTRAFFEQHKPVASICHGPWILIDAGVIKGRNVTSYHTLQTDLKNAGANWTDEEVVVDQGLVTSRTPDDLPAFNSKVVEEISEGQHAGQTA; from the coding sequence ATGTCAGAACACAACATCGCAGGCAAGAAGGTCGCATTTCTGCTGACTGACGGCGTGGAGCAGGTGGAGCTCACCAGCCCGTGGCAGGCCGTCAAGGACGCCGGCGGCGAGCCCACCCTTGTGGCCCCCTCCAAGGGAAAACTCCAAGGATTCAACGGCGTGGACAAAGGCGACACGTTCGACGTCGACCTTGCAGTGGCCGACGCGGATGCCTCCAACTTCGACGCGCTGGTCCTCCCCGGCGGCGTCGTCAACGCCGATCATCTCCGCGTCGACAAGGATGCGCAGAACTTCACCCGCGCGTTCTTTGAGCAGCACAAGCCGGTGGCTTCCATCTGCCACGGGCCATGGATCCTCATCGACGCCGGCGTCATCAAGGGCCGCAACGTCACCTCATACCACACGCTCCAAACCGACCTGAAGAACGCGGGCGCCAACTGGACGGACGAAGAAGTCGTTGTGGACCAAGGCCTGGTCACCAGCCGCACTCCGGACGACCTCCCCGCCTTCAACAGCAAGGTTGTGGAGGAGATCTCCGAGGGCCAGCACGCCGGCCAAACCGCTTAA
- a CDS encoding oxidoreductase family, NAD-binding Rossmann fold domain protein (identified by match to protein family HMM PF01118; match to protein family HMM PF01408; match to protein family HMM PF02894) gives MAPSVATGRPIRWGVVATGSIAARVVQDLALLDDAILQAVSSRSEASARAFAEKFGFATAYSDAGGTLGYERLLADTGVDVVYVATPHAQHHEVALAALRAGKHVLCEKPIAMDAVQARELVDLARERGLFLMEAVWTRFLPSFCRAVEILRSGEIGEPRWLQADLGFVPAFDPASRIWDPAAGGGALLDLAVYPLTWALGVFGEPLSMLASGVLTPDGVDLQNSLTLSYQGGAHAQLITSIGAECPSVVTVGGAEGWLRSSAPLFNPAELIIQPRSGTPRTERFEVTGHGFSYELREVTRCLQAGLAESPFMTPEESVAMMEQLDEARRQMGLRYPSDPQTPTGADHLADTPAPRTALRAL, from the coding sequence GTGGCTCCTTCCGTCGCGACGGGTCGCCCCATCCGCTGGGGAGTGGTGGCCACCGGCTCCATTGCAGCGCGAGTGGTGCAGGACCTGGCGCTCCTCGACGACGCCATCTTGCAGGCTGTCAGCTCCCGCTCTGAGGCATCGGCCCGCGCCTTTGCCGAGAAGTTCGGGTTTGCCACGGCCTATTCGGACGCCGGAGGGACGCTGGGCTACGAGCGGCTGCTCGCCGATACCGGCGTCGACGTCGTTTACGTCGCCACGCCCCACGCGCAACATCACGAAGTGGCGCTGGCGGCGCTTAGGGCGGGGAAGCATGTCCTGTGCGAGAAGCCCATTGCCATGGATGCCGTGCAGGCGCGCGAGCTGGTTGATCTCGCGCGGGAGCGTGGACTGTTTCTGATGGAGGCGGTGTGGACCCGGTTCCTTCCGAGTTTCTGCCGCGCCGTCGAGATCTTGCGGTCAGGGGAGATCGGCGAGCCGCGCTGGCTCCAGGCTGACCTCGGCTTCGTACCTGCTTTTGATCCTGCATCGCGGATCTGGGATCCGGCAGCCGGCGGAGGAGCATTGCTGGACCTCGCCGTATATCCGCTGACGTGGGCGCTCGGAGTTTTCGGTGAACCCCTGAGTATGCTCGCCAGCGGAGTCTTGACTCCTGACGGGGTCGACCTGCAGAACTCCCTCACCCTGAGCTACCAGGGCGGGGCGCATGCCCAGCTCATCACATCAATCGGCGCAGAATGCCCCAGCGTGGTGACGGTCGGAGGGGCGGAAGGTTGGCTGCGATCCTCTGCTCCCCTGTTCAACCCGGCCGAGCTCATTATCCAGCCACGCAGCGGCACGCCGCGAACGGAAAGATTCGAGGTGACCGGGCACGGATTCAGCTACGAACTGCGCGAGGTGACGCGTTGCCTGCAGGCCGGACTGGCGGAGAGCCCGTTCATGACTCCTGAGGAGTCGGTTGCGATGATGGAACAGTTGGACGAAGCTCGCCGGCAGATGGGTCTCCGCTATCCCAGCGATCCTCAGACTCCCACCGGAGCAGATCACCTGGCTGACACTCCAGCACCTCGCACAGCGCTTCGAGCGTTGTAA